The Lathyrus oleraceus cultivar Zhongwan6 chromosome 5, CAAS_Psat_ZW6_1.0, whole genome shotgun sequence genome includes the window AATACCATAGGTTAATATTTTGACAGAAAAAAAACATAAGTTAATTTTCAAATGAATTTAATGATGTACTACAACTAACTACAAACACGTTAATTTCTTTATTTATAGAACCCCTCTGACATATTCGTCATCATTAATTTAATTTAGATGGCttagatttaaaaaaataaagaagagagagaaaaaaagaaaagaaaacaacaACTTCACATGGGGTTAGCGTAGTTATCTTTCTTCATCTAAATACTCTCTCACGCAACTCTAACACCATACTCTCTCATGTTCTTCCATTCTCACAATGGCTCACCCAAAATCAAAACTCAAAACCCTACTTTCTCTCTCTAAACTCTTCCTTTCTTTCTCTCTCCTCCTACACACCGCCATTGCCGATGACGGCGTTTTCATGTCCAAGCTCGCGAAATCACTTTCACCAACTCCGTCAGGGTGGTCGGCGACCACATTCTGCAGCTGGACCGGCGTGAAATGCGACGGTTCTAACCGCGTTACATCTATCAACGTAGCTTCCAAGTCGATCAGCGGAACAATACCTTCCGATCTGAACTCGCTCTCTGAACTCACGTCCATCTCTTTCCAGTCCAACTCGCTCACCGGCGCGTTACCTTCACTCGCGAACCTTTCTAATCTTCAATCGGTTTTCCTCAGTAGTAACAACTTCACCTCAATCCCCGATGGTTGTTTTCAGGGACTCACCAGTCTTCAGAAACTTTCCATGACTGGAAACACCAACCTCAAACCGTGGACGTTTCCGTCGGAGTTGACACAGTCTTTGAATCTCGTTGAACTCGACCTTGGTCAAACGAACCTCGTTGGTTCCTTGCCGGATGTTTTCGGTCCATTGTTCAGTTTGCAGAAACTTCGTCTCGCTTACAACAACCTCACCGGAGATTTACCGAACTCGTTTTCAGGATCTGGGATTCAGAACTTGTGGCTCAACAATCAGCAAGATGGGTTTGGGTTCACTGGTTCTATAAATTTACTTTCTTCGATGTCTCACTTGACTCAAGTGTGGTTTCAGAAGAACAAGTTCACTGGTCCTATTCCTGATTTATCAAACTGTACTAATTTGTTTGATCTTCAGCTTCGCGATAATCAGTTAACAGGTGTTGTTCCACATTCTTTGATGAGTTTATCTAGTTTGAGGAACGTTTCATTGGATAATAATAATTTGCAGGGTCCTTTTCCTTCTTTTGGGAAAGGTGTAGAGGTTACTCCTAATGATGGGATTAATAGCTTTTGTAAAACCACTCCTGGACCTTGTGATCCGAGGGTTACTACTTTGCTTGAGGTTGCTGCTGGTTTTGGGTATCCTCTTCAGTTGGCGAGTTCTTGGATAAGGAACGATCCTTGTCAAGATTGGAGCTTTGTTCTTTGTTCAGGAGGGAAGATTATTACTGTGAACTTAGCTAAGCAGAAATTGAATGGAACCATTTCACCTGCATTTGGGAATTTAACTGATTTGAGGAATTTGTATCTAGCTGGTAACAACTTGTCTGGTTCCATACCAGGGAGCTTGACGGGTTTGACTCAACTTGAGGTTTTGGATGTGTCTAACAACAATCTATCTGGAGAGATTCCTAAATTTTCTACTAAAGTGAAGTTCAATTCTGCTGGTAATGCTTTGCTTGGGCCTTCTGGAGGTGATAGAGGAAATGGAACTACTCCGCCAGAGAGTTCTGGTGGTGCACCAAGTGGAAGCCCGTCGAGAAAGTCAAGTGGTTCTTCGCTGTCGCCTGCTTGGATTGCAGGTATAGCTGTTATTGCTGTGTTTTTTGTTGCAGTAGTGTTGTTTGTGTTTTGTAAGTGTTATACTAAGAATCGGAGGCATGGGGAATTTGGAAGGGTTAATAATCCTGAAAATGGAAAAGGTGAGATTAAACTTGATGTCATGAGTGTTTCCAATTCTAATGGATATGGTGGAGTTCCGAGTGAGTTACAGAGTCAAGGAAGTGAGCGTAGTGACAACCTTCAGGTTTTTGAGGGTGGAAATGTTACTATTTCAATCCAAGTTCTTAGGCAAGTAACCGGTAATTTCAGTGTAGATAACATTTTGGGTAGGGGAGGATTTGGAGTTGTTTATAAAGGGGAATTGCATGATGGAACTAAGATTGCTGTGAAGAGGATGGAATCTGTTGCAGTGGGAACTAAGGGATTGAATGAGTTCCAAGCAGAGATTGCAGTTCTAACTAAAGTTAGGCATAGGCATTTGGTTGCTCTTTTAGGATTCTGCATTAACGGAAATGAAAGGCTTTTGGTGTATGAGTATATGCCTCAAGGAACATTAACACAACATCTATTTGATTGGGGTAAAAACGGATGTGCTCCTTTGACTTGGAAACAAAGGGTAGCAATAGCTTTGGATGTAGCGCGGGGAGTTGAATACTTGCACAGCTTAGCTCAGCAAAGCTTCATTCACAGGGACTTAAAACCCTCCAACATACTATTGGGTGATGACATGAGAGCAAAGGTTGCAGATTTTGGGTTGGTTAAAAATGCACCTGATGGGAAATATTCCGTTGAGACGAGGCTGGCAGGAACATTTGGATATTTGGCACCTGAATATGCAGGTATTGAAAGCCTTTAATTAAGATTGTCTTGAGTTTTAATAAAGCTCTTATTTATTTCCATTTTTGTTCATTAGGTATCTATTAGTTACTGCACTTAATGCCATGCATTGTTTAAAAGAGAAGCTTTCAGAAAGCCAAAAACATTTTGAAGGAAAATTTATTGACGTTTAATTCCTAATATGTATTTCTGAATTACTTGCTGTGATGGTTTTTCCTCTGTGGTTAACAATTTGCATATTATGTCTGTCCCTTTCCATTAGTTTTTTtccatttaaattgttttttcATATGCATCTCCTTGATGGATAGTTTCAGGGCTCATAATATGCTTTTCCATTGAAAGATAGATAGATTGTTACAAGTAGTGTCAACCATTTGGCTACATCAAATATTGGACTAATCCATGAGTTTTCCTTTATCCTTCTAATACTAATATAGAACTTTATAAAGAAGGTAATAAGTAGATATTTTTATTGCTTACTGAAATTTATTAATGGTACGTGTTTTCTTAATTAACTGGAAGCATTTAATAGGGTTTATTAACTGCTCTGTAACCAGCTTCCATCTTGCACTTGTTAGTAGGACCTTATATTTATTGTTTTGTCATGGGTTTGGGTTGCATTTATACATAGATTTAACTGGAGCAAAATTATTGTTTAATAAGATGTGAATGGTTGCATTTGCTTTATGCTGGCCTATTCCTGACTTGTAATAACTGTAATCATGTTCCTTTGCAGCCACTGGAAGAGTGACAACCAAAGTAGATGTTTATGCATTTGGAGTAGTTCTGATGGAATTGATTACTGGTAGAAGGGCATTGGATG containing:
- the LOC127083168 gene encoding receptor-like kinase TMK4, yielding MAHPKSKLKTLLSLSKLFLSFSLLLHTAIADDGVFMSKLAKSLSPTPSGWSATTFCSWTGVKCDGSNRVTSINVASKSISGTIPSDLNSLSELTSISFQSNSLTGALPSLANLSNLQSVFLSSNNFTSIPDGCFQGLTSLQKLSMTGNTNLKPWTFPSELTQSLNLVELDLGQTNLVGSLPDVFGPLFSLQKLRLAYNNLTGDLPNSFSGSGIQNLWLNNQQDGFGFTGSINLLSSMSHLTQVWFQKNKFTGPIPDLSNCTNLFDLQLRDNQLTGVVPHSLMSLSSLRNVSLDNNNLQGPFPSFGKGVEVTPNDGINSFCKTTPGPCDPRVTTLLEVAAGFGYPLQLASSWIRNDPCQDWSFVLCSGGKIITVNLAKQKLNGTISPAFGNLTDLRNLYLAGNNLSGSIPGSLTGLTQLEVLDVSNNNLSGEIPKFSTKVKFNSAGNALLGPSGGDRGNGTTPPESSGGAPSGSPSRKSSGSSLSPAWIAGIAVIAVFFVAVVLFVFCKCYTKNRRHGEFGRVNNPENGKGEIKLDVMSVSNSNGYGGVPSELQSQGSERSDNLQVFEGGNVTISIQVLRQVTGNFSVDNILGRGGFGVVYKGELHDGTKIAVKRMESVAVGTKGLNEFQAEIAVLTKVRHRHLVALLGFCINGNERLLVYEYMPQGTLTQHLFDWGKNGCAPLTWKQRVAIALDVARGVEYLHSLAQQSFIHRDLKPSNILLGDDMRAKVADFGLVKNAPDGKYSVETRLAGTFGYLAPEYAATGRVTTKVDVYAFGVVLMELITGRRALDDTMPDERSHLVSWFRRVQVNKENIPKAIDQTLNPDEETMESIYKVAELAGHCTAREPYQRPDMGHAVNVLVPLVEQWKPTSHEEEDGYGIDLHMSLPQALQRWQANEGTSTVFNDTSFSQTQSSIPAKPSGFADSFDSMDCR